A segment of the Candidatus Zixiibacteriota bacterium genome:
TCGGCTTCCAGGGCGGTTATAATGCCCGCCGCCAGCATCTCCAGAACTTTGCGACGATTGATACTCATGGTTCAGCTCCTTTCGCAAACGGATAATACCGTTCATGATTGCTTTTTCAATTGCTCCAAGGCTTCCTCAACCGTTATTTCGCCCCGATCCAGTGAAGACAGAACATCATTCTGGGGCGGCGCCGACATGATCTTGACAAACTCCAGTTGCTCGGCAATACGGTTCAGCCGATTTTTGATAGTCGGGTAGCTCACACCGAAGAGCCCCTCCATCTCTTTGATTGACCCATGGTATCGGACAAAAGCAGCCACGAATACCTG
Coding sequences within it:
- a CDS encoding DUF2089 domain-containing protein, with protein sequence MAKEWQELSRLALGKPFTIEKVHLTGEEISIEGSFELPPLARLSMEDQVFVAAFVRYHGSIKEMEGLFGVSYPTIKNRLNRIAEQLEFVKIMSAPPQNDVLSSLDRGEITVEEALEQLKKQS